Proteins from a genomic interval of Candidatus Thermoplasmatota archaeon:
- a CDS encoding zinc finger domain-containing protein: MIEGRCVSCGRGLVDEGCVAFPCPECGTIIKRCRSCREKSAIYECPECGLVGP; this comes from the coding sequence ATGATAGAAGGAAGATGTGTATCATGTGGACGCGGGTTGGTCGATGAAGGCTGTGTTGCATTCCCATGCCCGGAGTGCGGCACGATAATAAAAAGATGCAGAAGCTGCAGGGAAAAATCTGCGATTTACGAATGCCCTGAATGTGGACTCGTAGGACCGTAG
- a CDS encoding elongation factor 1-beta translates to MGEVGITIKIMPDGMNIDLENLKERVVETIPGGIKVTNTEIVPIAFGLKALVLDMIMGDESPDELVDRISSAEGVARAEIEKVGRLF, encoded by the coding sequence ATGGGAGAAGTAGGAATTACGATAAAAATAATGCCGGACGGAATGAATATAGACCTGGAAAATTTGAAAGAAAGAGTCGTTGAGACCATACCAGGGGGAATAAAAGTAACCAATACAGAAATTGTGCCCATTGCATTTGGATTAAAAGCCCTGGTGCTCGATATGATAATGGGTGATGAAAGCCCTGACGAACTTGTTGATAGAATTTCATCAGCAGAAGGTGTTGCCAGAGCGGAAATAGAGAAAGTTGGAAGATTATTTTAG
- the argF gene encoding ornithine carbamoyltransferase, which yields MKHLISMMDVDGCLEKIIDDAIDMKKNGYEKELKGKILAMIFEKSSTRTRVSFESGMQKLGGHAIFLGKNDIQLSRGETIEDTALVLSRYVDIIMYRAYSHKDMLELAKYATVPVISGLDDEEHPCQVIADLMTVKEVKGRLKGLNVVYFGDGKNNMANSLLLGCTMAGMSVKIVSPEEYWPSDFYLNKAKKMGNVELTEMNENAAKDADAIVTDTWVSMGDEKEKRIKAFGKYTVNEGIMRQAKPDAIFMHCLPAYYGNEVTKEVAHGPQSVIFDEAENRMWAQMAIMKWVLK from the coding sequence ATGAAACATTTAATTTCGATGATGGATGTTGATGGTTGCCTGGAAAAAATAATAGATGATGCCATTGATATGAAAAAGAATGGATACGAAAAGGAGTTGAAAGGTAAAATACTGGCAATGATTTTTGAGAAATCGAGTACACGTACTCGCGTTTCTTTTGAGTCGGGCATGCAAAAACTTGGGGGCCATGCCATTTTTCTTGGAAAAAATGACATTCAGCTCAGTAGGGGAGAGACAATTGAAGATACTGCTCTTGTGCTTTCCCGTTACGTCGATATTATTATGTACAGGGCTTATAGCCATAAAGATATGCTGGAACTGGCAAAATACGCCACCGTGCCGGTGATAAGCGGACTGGACGACGAGGAGCATCCTTGTCAGGTTATAGCGGATTTAATGACGGTAAAGGAGGTAAAAGGCAGGCTAAAGGGGCTGAATGTTGTTTACTTTGGAGACGGAAAGAACAATATGGCAAATTCATTGTTGCTTGGATGCACAATGGCGGGGATGAGCGTCAAAATCGTTTCCCCAGAGGAATATTGGCCATCTGATTTTTATCTCAATAAGGCAAAAAAAATGGGCAATGTAGAGTTAACCGAGATGAATGAAAATGCGGCGAAAGATGCAGATGCTATCGTAACAGATACATGGGTTTCAATGGGGGATGAAAAAGAAAAAAGGATTAAAGCCTTTGGAAAATATACTGTGAACGAGGGGATTATGAGGCAGGCAAAACCAGATGCCATATTCATGCACTGTCTGCCTGCATACTATGGCAATGAAGTTACAAAAGAAGTTGCCCATGGCCCCCAGTCCGTAATATTTGACGAAGCAGAAAACAGAATGTGGGCACAAATGGCAATAATGAAGTGGGTGCTAAAATAA
- a CDS encoding ATP-binding protein yields the protein MYVEREIQKRFLEISEHYNLVAVVGARQAGKTTFLKRQIKDFNASYVLFDDPDARNLFEEDIKKFEIQYLEGYDVAVLDEVQYCKDAGRKLKYLVDTGQKLWITSSSEVILAKEILSHLAGRVSIMRLYPFSYREFLSAKGQKVLTPDIQRRMIWEHICHGGYPKVVLTKSPEMKKTILLDLYETMLFKDVARTFSIEDIRTLEDFARYLAVNAGNIVSYRKISNDLNISFQTVKKYFDAMEKSYLITRVMPYYTNKSKEITKQPKIYFIDSGLRNVIAKQFIPEPDGKLFENYVFSELLKMGRVPKYWRTKTKTEVDFVVEQDSRIIPIEVKLQAKLGRIERSLRSFIAIYHPPLAIIVTYRGEKGKMKIDGCPIVFADVGELSSHI from the coding sequence ATGTATGTTGAGCGGGAAATACAGAAAAGATTTCTGGAGATTTCTGAACACTACAACCTCGTTGCTGTCGTTGGAGCGAGGCAGGCAGGAAAAACAACATTTTTAAAAAGACAGATAAAAGACTTCAATGCATCCTATGTTCTATTTGATGATCCAGATGCGCGAAATCTGTTTGAGGAAGATATTAAAAAATTTGAGATACAGTACCTTGAGGGATATGATGTGGCAGTGCTTGACGAGGTGCAATACTGCAAGGACGCCGGAAGAAAACTTAAATATCTGGTTGATACAGGACAAAAACTGTGGATAACCTCGTCGTCGGAAGTGATACTTGCAAAAGAAATTCTCTCGCACCTTGCCGGGAGAGTTTCTATCATGCGGCTCTACCCCTTTTCATATAGAGAATTTCTCTCCGCAAAAGGACAGAAAGTGCTTACACCAGATATCCAAAGAAGGATGATATGGGAACATATATGCCATGGCGGATATCCCAAAGTCGTTTTGACAAAAAGTCCAGAAATGAAAAAAACCATTTTACTAGACTTATATGAAACTATGCTCTTCAAGGATGTGGCAAGAACCTTCTCCATAGAAGACATAAGAACTCTCGAAGATTTCGCACGTTACCTCGCGGTAAACGCAGGAAATATCGTTTCCTATAGGAAAATATCAAATGACCTCAACATCTCTTTTCAGACCGTCAAGAAGTATTTTGATGCCATGGAAAAAAGCTATCTCATTACTAGAGTTATGCCGTACTACACCAATAAAAGCAAGGAAATCACGAAGCAACCAAAGATATACTTTATTGATAGTGGGTTGAGAAATGTCATTGCAAAGCAGTTTATCCCAGAACCGGATGGAAAACTCTTTGAGAATTATGTCTTTTCTGAACTTCTCAAAATGGGCAGAGTGCCGAAATACTGGCGGACAAAAACAAAAACAGAGGTTGATTTTGTTGTTGAGCAGGATAGCAGGATTATTCCTATAGAGGTGAAACTGCAAGCGAAGCTCGGAAGAATCGAAAGGAGTTTGCGGTCGTTCATTGCTATCTATCATCCGCCACTGGCAATAATTGTCACCTACAGGGGGGAGAAAGGAAAGATGAAAATTGATGGCTGCCCCATAGTTTTTGCAGATGTGGGCGAGCTAAGTAGCCACATATAA